Proteins from one Hemiscyllium ocellatum isolate sHemOce1 chromosome 30, sHemOce1.pat.X.cur, whole genome shotgun sequence genomic window:
- the LOC132829920 gene encoding 5-hydroxytryptamine receptor 1D-like, giving the protein MDHDNSSTLVSLPGTITNSSENSSAMLITWNENSQLGLRISLSVVLGIITLATILSNSFVFVTICLTRKLHTPANYLIGSLAVTDLLVAIMVMPISIVYTVIKTWTLGQIMCDIWLSSDITFCTASILHLCVIALDRYWAITDALEYTKRRTPGRAGLMIAVVWVISICISIPPLFWRQSKALDELKECVVNTDQIFYTIYSTFGAFYIPSVLLIILYGRIYMAARSRIQKPPSAFGKRFTTVQLISGSTGSSLCSVGFNSQETLPHSSESPVYLNHIKVKVSDSVLERKRICAARERKATKTLGIILGAFIFCWLPFFVVALVMGICKEACWFHPVLFDLFTWLGYLNSLINPVIYTAFNEDFKQAFQKLIRLKRC; this is encoded by the coding sequence ATGGACCACGATAACTCTTCCACTTTAGTTTCTCTTCCAGGTACAATAACTAATTCCTCAGAAAATTCCTCGGCAATGCTAATCACCTGGAATGAAAACAGTCAGTTAGGGCTGAGGATTTCGCTGTCTGTCGTTCTGGGCATCATCACCTTGGCAACCATCCTCTCCAATTCATTTGTGTTTGTCACCATTTGCCTCACGAGGAAGCTCCATACTCCCGCCAACTATCTCATTGGGTCTCTGGCTGTCACGGACCTCCTGGTGGCTATTATGGTGATGCCCATCAGCATTGTCTACACTGTCATCAAGACCTGGACTCTAGGACAGATCATGTGTGACATTTGGCTATCTTCTGACATCACGTTTTGTACTGCATCCATCTTGCACCTGTGTGTCATTGCTCTGGACAGATACTGGGCCATCACTGATGCCTTGGAGTACACGAAGCGTCGCACACCGGGTCGAGCGGGCCTGATGATAGCTGTAGTCTGGGTCATCTCAATCTGCATCTCCATCCCGCCACTATTCTGGAGGCAATCAAAAGCTCTTGATGAACTCAAGGAATGTGTAGTCaacaccgaccagatattctacacCATCTACTCCACTTTTGGAGCCTTTTACATCCCCAGCGTGCTGCTAATTATACTGTACGGCAGAATTTACATGGCAGCCCGATCAAGGATTCAGAAACCGCCCTCAGCCTTCGGAAAGCGCTTCACCACAGTACAACTCATAAGTGGATCAACCGGATCTTCGCTGTGTTCCGTTGGCTTTAACAGCCAGGAAACTCTCCCTCATTCTAGTGAATCTCCTGTCTACCTGAACCACATCAAAGTCAAAGTGTCCGATAGCGTCCTGGAGAGAAAGAGGATCTGTGCAGCTAGAGAGCGCAAGGCCACCAAAACCCTAGGGATCATCCTTGGCGCTTTCATTTTCTGCTGGCTCCCTTTCTTTGTGGTGGCCTTGGTAATGGGCATCTGCAAAGAGGCATGCTGGTTTCATCCTGTGCTCTTCGACCTCTTCACGTGGCTCGGCTATTTAAATTCACTCATCAATCCTGTCATATACACAGCTTTCAATGAGGACTTCAAACAGGCTTTCCAAAAACTCATACGACTCAAACGATGCTAA